Proteins from one Gimesia maris genomic window:
- a CDS encoding ABC transporter ATP-binding protein, whose protein sequence is MSEHVIEVNNLSRHFGKKQALSDVSLSVPEGCVFGLVGENGAGKTTLLKHVLGFLKPQQGSVRVFGLDPVADPPGVLGRIGHLSENRDLPAWMTVRELIEFTRAFYPKWDPVYAEELRMMFELSLNQKVPTLSRGQLARAGLLVALAHRPPLLVLDEPSSGLDPVVRKDILDAIIRTVVDEGRTVLFSSHLLDEVQRVSDRIAILDQGKLLLTSPLDEVLVSHYQLTIRFLEPQPFFPQLTGALMWSGSGREWKIVCNGQKQELETELEQLEAEILDQTAPTLEEIFVARMKSAQRASAQE, encoded by the coding sequence ATGAGCGAACATGTCATTGAAGTCAACAATCTAAGTCGTCACTTCGGCAAGAAACAGGCGCTGTCCGACGTCAGTCTGTCTGTGCCTGAAGGCTGTGTGTTCGGACTGGTCGGCGAAAACGGGGCCGGCAAAACCACGCTGTTGAAACATGTGCTGGGGTTCCTGAAGCCACAGCAGGGGAGCGTACGCGTATTTGGTCTGGACCCGGTGGCCGACCCGCCTGGCGTACTGGGAAGGATCGGACATCTCTCGGAAAACCGCGATCTGCCTGCGTGGATGACGGTACGCGAACTGATTGAATTCACGCGGGCCTTCTATCCCAAGTGGGATCCGGTTTACGCCGAAGAACTGCGGATGATGTTTGAGCTGTCGCTGAATCAGAAAGTGCCCACGTTGTCACGCGGCCAACTGGCACGGGCCGGCCTGCTTGTCGCCCTGGCGCATCGACCGCCGCTATTGGTGCTGGACGAACCCTCGTCCGGGCTGGATCCGGTGGTCCGCAAAGACATTCTGGACGCCATCATTCGCACGGTCGTCGATGAAGGTCGAACGGTGCTGTTTTCCTCGCATCTGCTGGACGAAGTGCAGCGCGTCTCCGATCGCATCGCGATTCTCGATCAGGGCAAACTGTTACTCACAAGCCCACTGGATGAAGTGCTCGTCTCGCATTACCAGTTGACAATCCGCTTCCTGGAGCCACAGCCCTTTTTCCCGCAACTCACCGGCGCACTGATGTGGTCGGGTTCCGGCAGAGAGTGGAAGATCGTCTGTAACGGTCAGAAACAGGAACTGGAAACAGAGCTGGAACAGCTGGAAGCCGAGATCCTCGATCAGACCGCACCGACATTGGAAGAAATATTCGTGGCCAGAATGAAGTCGGCACAACGCGCTTCTGCCCAGGAGTAA
- a CDS encoding GntR family transcriptional regulator, translated as MQIQLSEADGTPYYQQVVNQVKFLVASGRLEAHEQLPSVRGLAQQLTITPNTVARAYRELEAEGVVISKRGAGVFISNGVSPLSNKEKRRILNERMDALLTESRQLGVDEETLLKLLRQRSQKFDSHQEVEK; from the coding sequence ATGCAGATTCAATTATCAGAAGCGGATGGCACGCCTTATTACCAGCAGGTTGTGAACCAGGTCAAGTTTCTGGTGGCCTCCGGTCGTCTCGAGGCCCATGAGCAGTTGCCGTCCGTCCGCGGGCTGGCACAGCAGCTGACGATCACCCCCAATACCGTCGCGCGAGCCTATCGCGAGCTGGAAGCCGAAGGGGTCGTGATCTCGAAACGCGGTGCCGGCGTTTTCATATCTAACGGCGTTTCCCCCCTGTCCAATAAAGAAAAACGCCGCATCCTCAACGAACGCATGGATGCCCTGCTGACCGAATCGCGTCAACTGGGCGTAGATGAAGAGACCCTGTTGAAATTACTCCGTCAGCGGAGCCAGAAATTTGATTCACATCAAGAGGTCGAAAAATGA
- a CDS encoding sulfatase: MIFTGRRRSPRVVVLLLIFCSALGLEAEAVEKPNVLFIGTDDLRCDLACYGHPLVKTPNLDKLATRGVLFKRAYCQQALCNPSRASLMTGRRPDTLEIWDLPTHFREADPNIVTLPQLFKQQGYFTQNIGKIFHNWRQKIQGDPASWSVPAVMHFARHDDDQPMLNDNRELPVNLAKAPRSESRDVPDSAYFDGRIGDLAVKALQDLKQKQQPFFLAVGFWKPHLPFNPPKKYWDLYDDSPITVPDNPQPPKNVPDVALHDSREILRAVKGKLTDAQIIELRTGYLAGISYLDAQLGKVLAELDRLGLREKTIIVFWSDHGFHLGEHGLWCKTSNFENDARVPLMISVPHMKTAGKTSDALVELLDMYPTLVELCGLDSPGKLEGTSLVPVLKDPTQSVKPAAFTQHPRPAYYRKQPENMGVSVRTPRYRYTEWRNFKTGKVIARELYDHTSDPEENTNIINEPTDRADFQAAVKLLEAQFPRKKHKLQ; encoded by the coding sequence ATGATTTTTACTGGCAGACGTCGCTCTCCGCGGGTAGTTGTGTTACTCCTGATCTTCTGCTCTGCTCTCGGTTTAGAAGCTGAGGCAGTCGAAAAACCGAACGTGCTGTTTATCGGCACGGATGACCTGCGCTGCGATCTGGCCTGCTACGGTCACCCGCTGGTGAAGACGCCGAACCTTGACAAGCTGGCGACCCGGGGCGTTCTGTTCAAACGGGCTTATTGCCAGCAGGCACTGTGTAATCCTTCGCGGGCCTCCCTGATGACGGGCCGTCGGCCGGACACACTCGAGATTTGGGATCTGCCAACACACTTTCGCGAAGCTGACCCGAATATTGTCACACTGCCTCAACTGTTCAAGCAGCAGGGTTACTTCACCCAGAACATCGGCAAGATTTTTCATAACTGGCGGCAGAAGATCCAAGGGGACCCGGCTTCGTGGAGTGTACCTGCCGTCATGCATTTTGCGCGACACGATGATGATCAGCCAATGCTAAACGATAACCGGGAACTGCCGGTGAACCTGGCGAAAGCGCCGCGATCCGAAAGCCGCGACGTACCTGATTCCGCTTACTTTGATGGACGCATCGGCGATCTCGCCGTCAAAGCGTTGCAGGACCTCAAACAGAAACAGCAACCGTTCTTTTTAGCCGTTGGCTTCTGGAAACCGCATCTGCCGTTCAATCCGCCTAAGAAATACTGGGACCTGTATGACGACAGTCCGATTACGGTTCCCGATAATCCTCAGCCTCCGAAAAACGTACCGGATGTTGCGCTGCATGACAGTCGGGAAATTTTGAGAGCCGTGAAGGGCAAACTGACCGATGCGCAGATCATTGAACTGCGGACCGGTTACCTGGCGGGCATCAGTTACCTGGATGCGCAGCTTGGTAAAGTACTGGCGGAACTGGATCGCCTGGGACTGCGCGAGAAAACCATTATTGTGTTCTGGTCGGACCATGGTTTCCATCTGGGCGAACATGGTCTGTGGTGCAAAACGTCCAACTTCGAAAACGATGCACGCGTGCCTTTGATGATTTCGGTGCCACATATGAAGACGGCGGGAAAGACATCAGACGCACTGGTCGAACTGCTCGACATGTATCCGACGCTGGTCGAGTTATGTGGACTCGACTCCCCCGGAAAACTGGAGGGCACAAGTCTGGTCCCGGTATTGAAAGATCCGACGCAGTCAGTCAAACCAGCCGCCTTTACGCAGCATCCGCGGCCCGCGTATTACAGAAAACAACCTGAAAACATGGGCGTCTCTGTCCGCACGCCCCGCTATCGCTACACCGAATGGCGGAATTTCAAAACGGGTAAAGTCATCGCACGCGAACTGTACGATCACACCAGCGATCCGGAAGAGAATACGAACATCATCAACGAGCCTACCGATCGAGCCGATTTTCAGGCAGCGGTCAAACTGCTGGAAGCACAGTTTCCACGCAAAAAGCATAAGCTGCAATAA
- a CDS encoding SecDF P1 head subdomain-containing protein, translated as MTEIEPTTETTAATPETRHMLAPLVHSLPVASVVYVFLILGFVLSTILFLVQLRYEVEPGILLIDSRSGRLVVFAHLARACAFLLLSLALHKYTDSLLRIRRNTPDALERFFKASRFLWNVLLISALLVVGFGIWSYDVSRDPSADFAVGSEKYLSNPEPDVQVEFYLAETSPGEGLEEHVIPATGDSIWLPQEPVLSNEHFLEAQINLDQYQNPTINVKLNQEGAALISKASQKHRSKPLAILVDGKIIMAPTIHDAVGSEFTISGSISLEEAERIARSLSRKQ; from the coding sequence ATGACCGAGATAGAACCAACCACTGAGACAACGGCCGCGACACCAGAAACCAGACACATGCTTGCCCCCCTGGTTCACTCGCTACCGGTTGCAAGTGTCGTGTATGTGTTTCTGATCCTGGGATTCGTTCTGTCAACAATTTTGTTTCTGGTTCAGCTTCGTTACGAAGTCGAACCGGGAATTCTCTTGATCGATTCCCGTAGCGGTCGCCTGGTCGTCTTTGCCCATTTAGCGCGGGCCTGTGCCTTTCTGCTATTATCACTCGCTCTGCACAAATACACTGACAGTCTGCTGCGTATCCGACGTAATACACCGGACGCTCTGGAGCGTTTCTTCAAAGCATCGCGATTCCTCTGGAACGTGCTCTTAATTAGTGCGCTGCTGGTGGTCGGATTCGGCATCTGGTCTTACGATGTGAGCAGAGACCCGTCCGCCGATTTTGCAGTGGGGTCAGAAAAATATCTCAGCAATCCAGAACCAGACGTTCAAGTAGAATTTTACCTGGCGGAAACCAGTCCCGGGGAGGGATTAGAAGAACACGTCATTCCTGCAACGGGGGATTCCATCTGGCTACCACAGGAACCAGTATTATCCAACGAACACTTTCTGGAAGCTCAGATCAATCTGGACCAATACCAAAATCCCACCATAAATGTGAAATTGAATCAAGAAGGCGCGGCGTTGATCTCGAAGGCAAGCCAGAAACATCGCTCGAAGCCTCTGGCAATTCTGGTCGATGGAAAAATTATCATGGCCCCGACCATACATGATGCCGTTGGGAGTGAGTTCACTATCTCTGGATCCATATCTCTCGAAGAAGCAGAACGGATCGCACGCTCTCTCTCCCGCAAGCAATAA
- a CDS encoding DUF1501 domain-containing protein: MNDPANLMQATLSRRSFLQSGFLTLGGLGLADLLRLRAEAASNSGSTPDTSVILIWLQGGPSHMETYDMKPEAPVEYRGEFNPIHTNVPGMDLCEYLPLHAKVADRFTLIRSISHGFANHAGGAGRFLSGRDPLRPLERTSQFPTIGPIVSRMRDHVNIGIPNYIGNQPNVYGGGSAYLGESALPFVVGSDPNAKNYRVPNITLDDKLKDRLDDRVTLLASFDNMRRDLDQNGSLQSIDKFNSRALDMLTSDKSRDAFDITQESEATRDKYGRHKWGQRALLARRLVEAGSSFVTMQMQNPGITGCAGNWDIHAVNGHLYDDLRGRLPVFDRAVSALIEDIYERGLDEKVMVIVSGEFGRTPRINPQKGTRSKVMQPGRDHWPGAMSVLVSGGGMQMGQVIGSTTANGAYAKDNKLDPNDLLSTVYRFLGIDQAHEFLDHSGRPMPILPSGKPIVELG; encoded by the coding sequence ATGAATGATCCAGCAAATCTGATGCAGGCGACGCTTTCCCGACGATCGTTTCTCCAGTCTGGATTTCTGACTCTGGGTGGTCTGGGTCTGGCGGATCTGTTGCGGCTCAGAGCCGAAGCTGCTTCAAATTCAGGATCCACTCCGGATACCTCGGTAATTCTGATCTGGCTGCAGGGCGGTCCCAGTCATATGGAAACGTATGATATGAAACCCGAAGCGCCGGTGGAATATCGGGGTGAATTCAATCCGATTCATACGAATGTGCCGGGCATGGATCTCTGCGAGTATCTTCCCCTGCATGCGAAGGTGGCAGATCGCTTCACGTTGATCCGTTCCATTTCACATGGCTTCGCCAATCATGCCGGCGGTGCTGGTCGCTTTCTGTCCGGTCGCGATCCCTTAAGACCACTGGAACGTACCTCACAGTTTCCCACGATCGGCCCCATCGTTTCCAGAATGCGCGATCATGTGAATATCGGCATCCCGAATTATATCGGAAACCAACCCAACGTGTACGGCGGCGGCAGTGCTTACCTGGGCGAGTCCGCGCTTCCTTTCGTTGTCGGCTCTGACCCGAATGCGAAAAACTATCGTGTCCCCAATATTACCCTGGACGATAAATTGAAAGATCGCCTGGATGACCGCGTCACATTGTTGGCTTCTTTCGACAACATGCGCCGCGATCTGGATCAGAACGGTTCGCTGCAGTCCATCGACAAATTTAACAGCCGCGCTTTGGATATGTTAACCAGTGATAAATCCCGCGATGCGTTTGATATCACTCAGGAAAGCGAAGCAACCCGCGATAAATATGGCCGCCACAAATGGGGACAGCGCGCCCTGCTGGCCCGCCGTCTGGTCGAAGCCGGCAGCAGTTTCGTCACGATGCAGATGCAAAATCCGGGTATCACAGGCTGTGCGGGTAACTGGGACATCCACGCTGTGAATGGACACCTCTATGATGACCTGCGGGGACGCCTGCCTGTCTTCGACCGTGCCGTGTCTGCGCTGATTGAAGATATCTACGAGCGTGGCCTGGATGAAAAAGTGATGGTCATTGTCTCCGGCGAATTCGGTCGCACGCCCCGCATCAATCCACAGAAGGGGACCCGTTCCAAAGTCATGCAGCCCGGACGCGATCACTGGCCCGGTGCCATGTCGGTCCTGGTCTCCGGTGGCGGCATGCAGATGGGGCAGGTCATTGGTTCCACCACGGCCAATGGTGCTTATGCGAAAGACAATAAACTCGATCCCAACGATCTGCTTTCCACCGTCTATCGTTTCCTGGGCATCGACCAGGCCCACGAATTTCTCGACCACAGCGGCCGTCCCATGCCGATTCTTCCCAGTGGAAAACCAATTGTTGAGCTGGGCTGA
- the ilvB gene encoding biosynthetic-type acetolactate synthase large subunit produces the protein MATANEKNTQTKTINGAEILVQALVRQGVKTIFAYPGGCSMPLHQALMKYKDDIRTLLPRHEQGGGFAAQGIARTTGEVGVCMATSGPGATNLVTALADAKLDSIPLVAITGQVPQAVIGSDAFQETPMVEISRAITKHHYMVTDVKDVARIVKEAFFIANTGRPGPVLIDFPKDCQLATLDEEPDYNPDTYLPGYRPEMRKAAPEQIKQILAAIKRSKKPILYVGGGAIISDASEELVKFARRTNIPVTTTVMGLGVFPGEDPLSLDMLGMHGTVYANYAVNEADLLLAFGVRFDDRVTGKLEEFAKHGKIVHVDIDPSELQKNKEAHIPINADLKHVLTELNEAITDDDLPQVDSWLAQCKEWKEKFPLKYPELGDVMSQQYAIHELWQQSKERDPYITVGVGQHQMWAAQFYKFNKPRHWLSSSGLGTMGFGLPAAMGVQAQFPNDLVVDIDGDGSMLMNIQELATLHTENLPVKILLLNNQHLGMVVQWEDRFMEGRRAHTYLGPVHHPEWEGKGSGEHAEATYPDFVSIAKGFGLQARQVRSKAEYPAALAEMLASDQPYLLDVICTYQEHVLPMIPSGGTVNDIITE, from the coding sequence GTGGCCACTGCCAACGAAAAAAACACGCAAACGAAGACAATCAATGGCGCTGAGATTCTGGTTCAGGCATTGGTGCGGCAGGGCGTGAAAACCATCTTTGCTTATCCCGGTGGTTGCAGCATGCCGTTACACCAGGCTTTGATGAAATACAAAGACGATATCCGCACACTCCTGCCCCGCCACGAACAGGGGGGCGGCTTTGCTGCTCAGGGGATTGCCCGTACGACCGGCGAAGTCGGCGTCTGTATGGCAACCAGTGGTCCCGGTGCCACCAACCTGGTCACCGCTCTGGCAGATGCGAAACTGGATTCGATTCCCCTGGTGGCCATCACCGGCCAGGTGCCTCAAGCCGTCATTGGTAGTGACGCGTTCCAGGAAACTCCCATGGTGGAAATTTCCCGCGCGATCACCAAGCATCATTACATGGTGACCGACGTCAAAGACGTCGCCCGTATCGTGAAGGAAGCCTTCTTCATCGCGAATACAGGACGTCCCGGTCCCGTACTGATTGACTTCCCGAAAGACTGTCAGCTGGCGACACTGGATGAAGAACCCGATTACAATCCGGATACTTATCTGCCCGGCTATCGTCCTGAAATGCGTAAAGCGGCTCCCGAGCAGATCAAACAGATTCTGGCAGCCATCAAACGTTCCAAGAAACCAATTCTGTATGTTGGTGGCGGGGCGATTATTTCAGACGCCTCTGAAGAACTCGTCAAATTTGCCAGACGAACCAATATTCCTGTTACCACGACCGTGATGGGTCTGGGTGTATTCCCCGGCGAGGATCCCCTGAGCCTGGATATGCTGGGCATGCACGGAACCGTCTATGCGAACTACGCCGTCAACGAAGCTGATCTGCTGCTGGCATTTGGCGTACGCTTTGATGACCGCGTGACAGGGAAGCTTGAAGAGTTCGCCAAACATGGAAAAATCGTACACGTGGACATTGATCCTTCTGAGCTGCAGAAGAACAAAGAAGCGCATATTCCGATTAATGCAGACCTGAAACATGTTCTGACCGAGTTAAACGAAGCAATCACCGACGACGACCTGCCTCAGGTCGACAGCTGGCTCGCTCAGTGCAAAGAGTGGAAAGAGAAATTCCCGCTGAAATATCCTGAGCTGGGTGACGTCATGTCACAGCAGTACGCGATTCACGAACTCTGGCAGCAGAGCAAAGAGAGAGACCCTTACATCACCGTAGGCGTGGGTCAGCACCAGATGTGGGCAGCCCAGTTCTATAAATTCAACAAACCACGCCACTGGCTCAGCAGTTCGGGACTGGGAACGATGGGCTTCGGCCTGCCCGCTGCCATGGGTGTCCAGGCACAGTTCCCCAATGACCTCGTGGTCGACATCGACGGCGATGGCTCAATGCTGATGAATATTCAGGAACTGGCAACACTGCACACTGAGAATCTGCCGGTCAAAATCCTGTTGCTGAATAACCAGCATCTGGGTATGGTCGTGCAATGGGAAGATCGCTTCATGGAAGGGCGGCGTGCTCACACTTACCTGGGGCCCGTGCACCATCCGGAATGGGAAGGGAAAGGCTCCGGCGAACATGCTGAAGCCACCTATCCCGACTTTGTCTCCATCGCCAAAGGCTTTGGACTGCAGGCCAGACAGGTACGCTCCAAAGCAGAATATCCGGCCGCCCTGGCAGAGATGCTGGCCTCGGATCAACCTTACCTGCTGGATGTGATCTGCACCTACCAGGAACATGTGCTGCCGATGATTCCCAGTGGTGGAACTGTGAACGACATTATCACTGAATAA
- a CDS encoding glutamate decarboxylase, with protein MLHGQNNLHPSDPESFITPAYGGRFIQEPVPKYKMPDAGLPPKVAYNLIRDELILDGNSRLNLATFVTTWMEDEARQLMSETFDKNMIDKDEYPQTAEIELRCTNMLSQLWNSPAEENAVGCSTIGSSEAAMLGGMALKWNWRKRREAAGKPADKPNMVMGINVQVCWEKFCRYWEIEPRFVPMEGDRYCLTAEEALKLVDENTIGVVVIMGSTFDGRYENVKEVNDALVKLNSETGWEVPIHVDAASGGFVAPFLQPDLEWDFRLPLVKSINTSGHKFGLVYPGVGWIIWREKAELPEELIFHCNYLGGDLPNFALNFSRPGNQVVAQYYNFLRLGHEGYRDIHQTSQDVALHLSAGIAKLGPFDLISDGSDIPVFAFTTNETANFSVFDISNKVRERGWLVPAYTFPKNRDDLAVLRCVCKEGFTRDMAEMLLNDLQHAIDYFASHPQHTPQTEGSGFHH; from the coding sequence ATGCTGCACGGCCAGAACAATCTGCATCCATCTGACCCCGAATCCTTCATCACTCCCGCGTATGGAGGACGCTTCATTCAGGAGCCCGTTCCCAAATACAAAATGCCAGACGCAGGTCTGCCTCCCAAGGTGGCTTATAACCTGATTCGCGATGAACTGATTCTGGATGGTAACTCGCGGCTGAACCTGGCAACCTTCGTCACCACCTGGATGGAAGACGAAGCCCGGCAACTGATGTCAGAAACGTTCGATAAAAACATGATCGACAAGGATGAATATCCGCAGACAGCAGAGATCGAACTGCGCTGCACCAACATGCTGTCACAGCTCTGGAATTCCCCTGCCGAAGAAAACGCCGTTGGGTGCTCTACAATCGGGTCCAGTGAAGCAGCCATGCTGGGCGGGATGGCCCTCAAGTGGAACTGGCGGAAACGCAGAGAAGCGGCAGGCAAACCCGCTGATAAACCGAATATGGTCATGGGCATTAACGTGCAGGTCTGCTGGGAAAAATTCTGTCGTTACTGGGAAATCGAACCACGGTTCGTGCCTATGGAAGGGGACCGCTACTGCCTGACCGCTGAAGAAGCCTTGAAACTCGTCGACGAGAATACGATTGGCGTCGTCGTGATCATGGGGAGCACGTTTGATGGTCGCTATGAAAACGTTAAAGAAGTCAATGACGCGCTGGTCAAACTCAATTCCGAAACCGGCTGGGAAGTTCCCATTCATGTAGATGCCGCTTCGGGCGGATTTGTCGCGCCCTTTCTGCAACCGGATCTCGAATGGGATTTTCGGCTGCCGCTGGTGAAATCGATTAATACCTCCGGGCATAAATTCGGGCTGGTGTATCCCGGTGTTGGCTGGATTATCTGGCGTGAGAAAGCCGAACTGCCGGAAGAACTGATCTTTCACTGCAACTACCTGGGCGGGGACCTGCCTAACTTTGCATTGAATTTTTCCCGCCCCGGTAATCAGGTCGTGGCGCAATATTATAATTTCCTGCGGCTGGGTCACGAAGGCTATCGCGACATCCACCAGACATCGCAGGATGTCGCGTTGCACCTGTCTGCCGGCATCGCGAAACTGGGGCCATTTGATCTGATCTCAGATGGAAGTGATATTCCCGTGTTTGCGTTTACCACCAATGAAACCGCCAATTTCAGCGTGTTTGATATTTCAAATAAAGTACGTGAACGGGGCTGGCTGGTTCCCGCTTATACTTTCCCCAAAAACCGTGACGACCTCGCGGTATTACGGTGTGTCTGCAAAGAAGGTTTCACACGCGATATGGCAGAGATGCTGCTGAATGACCTGCAGCACGCGATAGACTATTTTGCTTCTCATCCTCAGCACACCCCCCAGACAGAAGGCAGTGGATTTCACCATTGA
- a CDS encoding carboxypeptidase-like regulatory domain-containing protein, whose product MFTQIYLKRFFLYSLMLCSSLLLVGCGKSNAEDKQRAHITVTVTHDGAPVTEAELRLMMDGKGEGAMGVLNEAGQTELSDVVLGSYTVTVTPPEGTPDNPAPKKDYPNIPQKYRSMKDTPLKADVKAGANELTFDLKK is encoded by the coding sequence ATGTTTACACAGATTTATTTGAAGCGATTTTTTCTGTACTCCCTGATGCTGTGTTCCAGTTTGTTGCTGGTCGGCTGTGGAAAAAGCAATGCAGAAGACAAACAGCGTGCCCACATTACCGTTACCGTGACTCACGATGGTGCACCTGTCACCGAAGCGGAACTCCGGTTGATGATGGACGGTAAAGGCGAGGGAGCCATGGGCGTATTGAACGAAGCGGGACAGACGGAACTCTCTGATGTCGTGCTCGGCAGTTACACCGTGACGGTGACCCCACCGGAGGGGACTCCCGACAATCCGGCTCCGAAAAAAGACTACCCCAATATCCCCCAGAAATACCGCAGTATGAAAGATACTCCACTCAAAGCTGATGTCAAAGCGGGCGCGAATGAATTAACGTTCGACCTCAAAAAATAA
- a CDS encoding DUF1559 domain-containing protein: MLSRHKLRIRGFTLIELLVVIAIIAILIALLLPAVQQAREAARRSTCKNQLKQIGLALHNYHDNYLRFPIGEQFGRIRPNWRAPILPFLDQAPAYNQMNFDISTTVGGFMSENSGGSYGYGTGAGTNEVLKTLRVPVYNCPSSPFSNSSNENGMNNYDQGQTMDYVGIAGATPAPGSSSGSCSVTGAGYGNGTFCNNGLLAPNESFRIRDVKDGTSNTMIVAEQSGQVNGKDCRSNYYGGWSGIGTTSKMPSLGSGSAWGSGTTTVMYSINSFWTSGAPTEASAPYGANTVLNSFHTGGTHVLLTDGAVRFVSENIDFSTLANLASKNDGNVLGEF, from the coding sequence ATGTTGAGCAGGCACAAATTACGTATACGTGGTTTCACGTTGATTGAATTACTGGTGGTGATAGCCATTATTGCCATTTTGATTGCGTTACTCTTACCGGCAGTGCAGCAGGCACGGGAAGCCGCCCGCCGCAGCACCTGTAAAAATCAGTTGAAACAGATCGGTCTGGCGCTTCACAACTACCATGATAACTATCTTCGCTTCCCGATTGGCGAGCAGTTCGGACGCATCCGACCTAACTGGCGTGCACCGATTCTACCTTTCCTGGATCAGGCACCCGCTTACAACCAGATGAACTTTGATATCAGTACCACCGTGGGTGGTTTCATGTCAGAGAACAGTGGCGGCTCGTATGGTTATGGCACAGGTGCCGGAACGAACGAAGTATTAAAAACGTTGCGGGTTCCCGTGTATAACTGCCCGTCGAGTCCGTTTTCCAATTCGTCCAACGAGAACGGGATGAACAATTACGACCAGGGTCAGACGATGGACTACGTCGGGATTGCCGGTGCGACACCCGCTCCGGGCAGCAGTTCAGGTTCCTGCTCTGTTACCGGGGCCGGCTATGGGAACGGTACCTTCTGTAACAATGGATTGCTGGCTCCCAATGAAAGTTTCCGAATCCGTGATGTCAAAGACGGAACTTCGAATACGATGATCGTGGCTGAGCAGTCAGGCCAGGTGAATGGGAAAGACTGCCGCTCTAACTACTATGGCGGCTGGAGCGGAATCGGAACGACGTCCAAAATGCCTTCACTGGGTTCCGGTTCTGCCTGGGGTTCAGGAACAACGACTGTGATGTATTCCATCAACAGCTTCTGGACTTCCGGTGCACCAACTGAAGCCAGTGCTCCCTATGGGGCCAATACGGTTCTGAACTCCTTTCATACCGGCGGAACCCATGTTCTGTTGACTGATGGAGCTGTCCGCTTTGTTTCTGAAAATATTGACTTCAGTACCCTGGCAAATCTGGCATCCAAAAATGACGGTAATGTTTTGGGCGAGTTTTAG
- a CDS encoding 3-keto-disaccharide hydrolase has product MRFTALITTLFALILLSPCSSVRADVGLGAKAPTDAEILLDGSREMLDQKWTYWEGPRFSSSLPIKWKVVEDPIDAGTVVMSDDPAAAGGKYGTADIVTKKKFRDFRLHVEFLVSKPGGNSGVYLQNRYEIQVLDGDKTKHGMAAVINETESPYHAYNGTGKWNAYDITFRAARFKDGKLVEKPLVSMYFNGKKVHENVTINKVWGGANSGLDGGNDNGFGITDTPGGIKLQCEGHDVRYRNIWIQPLDLKTADTDFKE; this is encoded by the coding sequence ATGCGTTTCACAGCCTTGATTACGACTCTGTTTGCACTGATACTCCTGTCGCCCTGTTCGAGTGTACGGGCCGACGTCGGTCTTGGTGCCAAAGCCCCCACCGATGCAGAAATCCTGCTGGACGGCAGCCGGGAAATGCTGGATCAGAAATGGACTTACTGGGAGGGTCCCCGGTTCAGTTCCTCACTGCCCATCAAATGGAAAGTGGTGGAAGATCCCATCGATGCAGGTACAGTCGTCATGTCAGATGACCCGGCTGCAGCAGGTGGCAAATACGGAACCGCCGACATCGTGACAAAAAAGAAATTCCGCGACTTCCGTCTGCATGTGGAATTTCTGGTTTCCAAACCGGGGGGTAACAGCGGCGTCTATCTGCAGAATCGCTATGAAATTCAGGTTCTGGACGGCGACAAGACAAAACACGGCATGGCAGCCGTCATCAACGAAACCGAGTCACCCTACCATGCCTATAACGGCACAGGAAAATGGAACGCCTACGACATCACCTTTCGCGCGGCCCGGTTCAAAGACGGCAAGCTCGTCGAGAAGCCTTTAGTCTCGATGTACTTCAACGGGAAAAAAGTCCACGAAAACGTTACCATCAATAAAGTCTGGGGCGGCGCGAACTCCGGCCTGGATGGAGGCAATGATAACGGTTTCGGTATCACCGACACACCCGGCGGTATTAAGCTGCAGTGCGAAGGCCACGACGTCCGCTATCGCAATATCTGGATACAACCCCTCGATCTGAAAACTGCCGACACTGATTTCAAGGAATAG